The following proteins come from a genomic window of Salvia hispanica cultivar TCC Black 2014 chromosome 4, UniMelb_Shisp_WGS_1.0, whole genome shotgun sequence:
- the LOC125219752 gene encoding 11-hydroxysugiol 20-monooxygenase-like yields MQASVLVSLALVAAWLIYTRWSDSRRRQRNKLPPGPPCHPIIGNMLQLGPNPHKSLANLSKTYGPLMFLKLGSQSVIVASSPETAKEVLQKHGHVFTTPFTPNAVCVHGHGDVSMAMLPAASDIWKKIRRIAREKLFSSPALHATQDIRRERLRKLNDYINTCSGEGRPMNVGEATFTTMFNLMFATFFSIEIIQYGVINKEFQEHVKAITRYMAVPNVADFFPIFAPLDPQGLRRKLTHHFGSLLELVQSLIDQRLQERTTSSYHKKSDFLETLLDLSQGNEYDLSIKEIKHLFVDLIIAGSETSAATTEWAMVELLLHPDKMGKLKAELKSVVGEKIIVEESDISRLPYLQATINEVLRHHPPVPLLVPHVAEDEARVNDYTIPKNARIFVNVWAIMRDPSIWNDSESFEPERFLNNDINFGGQHLELIPFGSGRRICPGMPLASRMLPCMVATMCHNFNWKLEKGSESKKLQREDVFGVAVQKKTHLRAIPIKV; encoded by the exons atgcaagCTTCGGTTCTTGTTTCCCTTGCCTTGGTAGCCGCATGGCTCATCTACACAAGGTGGTCCGACTCGAGGCGGCGGCAGCGAAACAAGCTCCCACCAGGGCCGCCTTGTCATCCGATCATCGGCAACATGCTACAACTCGGCCCAAACCCGCACAAGTCACTCGCTAACCTCTCCAAAACATACGGCCCCTTGATGTTTCTCAAGCTCGGCAGCCAATCCGTCATCGTTGCCTCATCTCCCGAGACGGCTAAAGAAGTCCTTCAAAAACACGGCCACGTCTTCACGACGCCCTTCACTCCCAACGCAGTGTGCGTGCACGGCCACGGCGACGTCTCGATGGCCATGCTCCCCGCCGCCTCAGACATATGGAAAAAGATTCGCCGAATAGCCAGAGAGAAACTCTTCTCCAGTCCAGCTCTTCACGCCACTCAAGATATCCGGCGAGAGAGGCTGCGGAAGCTCAACGACTATATCAACACATGCAGCGGAGAGGGCCGCCCTATGAACGTTGGAGAAGCCACCTTCACCACCATGTTCAACCTCATGTTTGCTACCTTTTTCTCCATTGAAATCATCCAATACGGTGTTATAAATAAGGAATTCCAAGAGCATGTTAAGGCCATCACAAGGTATATGGCAGTTCCCAATGTTGCAGATTTCTTCCCCATCTTTGCTCCTTTGGATCCACAGGGGCTGAGGCGGAAGCTCACTCATCACTTCGGGAGCTTGCTTGAGTTAGTCCAGAGCCTCATCGACCAGCGACTGCAGGAAAGAACGACGTCGTCTTACCACAAGAAGAGTGATTTCCTTGAAACCCTCCTAGACCTCTCCCAAGGGAATGAGTATGATTTGAGCATTAAAGAAATCAAGCATTTGTTTGTG gatttaattattgcagGATCAGAAACAAGTGCAGCCACGACAGAATGGGCAATGGTGGAACTACTACTCCACCCCGACAAAATGGGAAAGCTGAAAGCAGAGCTGAAGAGCGTTGTTGGAGAGAAAATCATCGTGGAAGAATCAGACATCTCAAGACTCCCATACTTGCAAGCTACCATCAATGAAGTGTTGCGCCATCACCCTCCCGTGCCTCTCTTAGTTCCTCATGTCGCGGAAGACGAAGCGCGAGTCAATGACTATACAATCCCCAAAAATGCTAGAATATTTGTCAATGTTTGGGCAATCATGAGAGATCCAAGCATCTGGAACGATTCGGAGAGCTTTGAGCCCGAACGGTTTTTAAATAACGACATAAATTTTGGAGGGCAGCATCTGGAGCTAATTCCATTTGGTTCAGGACGGAGAATTTGCCCTGGCATGCCGTTAGCTAGTCGCATGCTGCCCTGCATGGTGGCAACCATGTGTCACAACTTCAATTGGAAGCTTGAAAAAGGGTCAGAATCCAAAAAACTTCAAAGAGAAGATGTGTTTGGAGTAGCAGTGCAGAAGAAAACCCATCTTAGAGCAATTCCCATCAAGGTTTAA